In Hamadaea flava, a genomic segment contains:
- a CDS encoding penicillin-binding transpeptidase domain-containing protein produces MYAPSRRLLTATLAALLAATSLAACTKEPEPGSALDAFAAGWPGMGSGSWDGKVTFVDPDSKAVSGTDVATQLKAYAGTLTPPTAKVEGKPTVTKDTATGKLHLNWTLPDGAHWEYSTDVKLAKGKVGGEDAWNVVWQPQVVHPDLQPGASLATKQVKAQRGGIVDAKGEALVSSRQVVVVGVEPQKITNLPALTALLDAAFKSIKVAVDLGDLAARVKEAKPDSFVELVTLRREAYDQIRKDIRDLDGTVFREETRELAPNRVFGRALFGSVGEATKEIMDANPGKYQAGDQVGLFGLEKKYDERLRGTDGFQVFITSKTSAGTTREQQVYDTDAVNGQPLKVTLETKAQNAADAALATKTDRRTAIVAMRISDGHVIAVANGPDGGGDNLAFVAQVPPGSTFKVVTAFGVLDNGSITSNTVVNCPKTFTVDGRTFKNSHDFELGAVPFHTDIAKSCNTAFASLAPKLGPDGLAAAGTALGLGTKWDMGVDCFTGAVSSGGSAAERAAASFGQGTTIVSPVAMVGAIAAVARGQWKQPIVLLDPSPAAVAPDGPTLKTSTLNQLRPALREVVTSGTGKALADVPGGAVSGKTGTAEYDANPAHTHAWFVGWQGDIAFAVFVENGGDSTSSAVPLAESFLRALNKA; encoded by the coding sequence ATGTACGCCCCCTCGCGCCGCCTGCTCACCGCCACTCTCGCCGCGCTCCTCGCGGCCACTTCGCTCGCCGCCTGCACGAAGGAACCCGAGCCGGGCTCCGCACTCGACGCGTTCGCCGCCGGCTGGCCGGGCATGGGGTCCGGCTCCTGGGATGGCAAGGTCACCTTCGTCGACCCGGACAGCAAGGCCGTTTCGGGCACAGACGTCGCCACGCAGCTCAAGGCGTACGCGGGGACGCTGACCCCGCCGACGGCGAAGGTCGAGGGCAAACCCACGGTCACCAAGGACACCGCCACCGGGAAGCTGCACCTGAACTGGACGCTGCCGGACGGCGCCCATTGGGAGTACTCGACGGACGTCAAGCTCGCCAAGGGCAAGGTCGGCGGCGAGGACGCCTGGAACGTGGTCTGGCAGCCGCAGGTGGTCCACCCCGACCTGCAGCCCGGGGCGTCGCTGGCGACCAAGCAGGTCAAGGCCCAGCGGGGTGGCATCGTCGACGCCAAGGGCGAGGCGCTGGTCTCGTCGCGCCAGGTCGTCGTGGTCGGCGTCGAGCCGCAGAAGATCACCAACCTGCCGGCGCTGACCGCCCTGCTCGACGCCGCGTTCAAGTCGATCAAGGTCGCGGTGGACCTCGGCGACCTGGCCGCCCGCGTGAAGGAGGCCAAGCCGGACTCCTTCGTCGAACTCGTGACCCTGCGGCGGGAGGCGTACGACCAGATCCGGAAGGACATCCGCGACCTCGACGGCACCGTCTTCCGGGAGGAGACCCGGGAGCTGGCCCCGAACCGCGTCTTCGGCCGCGCCCTGTTCGGCTCGGTCGGCGAGGCGACCAAGGAGATCATGGACGCCAACCCGGGCAAGTACCAGGCCGGCGACCAGGTCGGGCTGTTCGGACTGGAGAAGAAGTACGACGAACGGCTGCGCGGCACCGACGGCTTCCAGGTCTTCATCACCAGCAAGACGTCCGCGGGCACGACCCGGGAACAGCAGGTCTACGACACCGACGCGGTCAACGGGCAGCCGCTGAAGGTGACCCTGGAGACCAAGGCGCAGAACGCCGCCGACGCCGCCCTCGCCACCAAGACCGACCGGCGTACGGCGATCGTGGCGATGCGCATCAGCGACGGGCACGTCATCGCGGTGGCGAACGGACCGGACGGCGGCGGCGACAACCTGGCCTTCGTCGCGCAGGTGCCACCGGGCTCCACGTTCAAGGTCGTCACGGCGTTCGGGGTGCTCGACAACGGCTCGATCACGTCGAACACAGTGGTCAACTGCCCGAAGACGTTCACCGTCGACGGGCGTACGTTCAAGAACTCGCACGACTTCGAGCTCGGCGCGGTCCCGTTCCACACCGACATCGCGAAGTCGTGCAACACCGCGTTCGCGTCGCTGGCCCCGAAGCTCGGCCCCGACGGGCTGGCCGCCGCGGGCACCGCACTCGGCCTCGGCACCAAATGGGACATGGGCGTCGACTGCTTCACCGGCGCGGTCTCCTCCGGCGGCTCCGCCGCCGAGCGGGCCGCCGCCTCGTTCGGGCAGGGCACCACGATCGTCTCCCCGGTCGCCATGGTGGGCGCGATCGCCGCCGTCGCCCGGGGCCAGTGGAAGCAGCCGATCGTGCTGCTGGACCCCTCCCCGGCCGCCGTCGCCCCGGACGGCCCGACGTTGAAGACGAGCACCCTGAACCAGCTGCGCCCGGCGCTGCGCGAGGTCGTCACGAGCGGCACCGGCAAGGCGCTCGCGGACGTCCCCGGCGGTGCGGTCAGCGGTAAGACCGGCACCGCGGAGTACGACGCGAACCCGGCGCACACGCACGCCTGGTTCGTGGGCTGGCAGGGCGACATCGCGTTCGCCGTGTTCGTCGAGAACGGCGGCGACTCGACCTCGTCCGCGGTTCCCCTGGCCGAATCCTTCCTCCGCGCCCTCAACAAGGCATGA
- a CDS encoding NAD-glutamate dehydrogenase: MSPDGGLLSGESVDADADSMEEVVDDSADLDDDLPNAERLVATAVALAGEDLDTAQLVSRYWRFAPDEELVGQTPSVMLAAVRAHRELASSRVAGELKLRIALTPDGHHTAIEIVTDDMPFLVDSITAALSARNLDVHMLVHPLLVVRREPLGELVEVCADVEPDDAIAGDQIESWMRIETDPIRDAAENEQVGEELRRVLTDVREAVEDWPSMRARALELADDLATAELPVPDKDITDSVELLRWLADNHFTFLGFREYKLVEGHLLTAVPGTGLGILRNDQAHPRELASMTPEAYRKALEKRLLIITKANSRATVHRSAYLDYIGFKTFNAEGQVDGEIRFLGLFSSAAYRGSVRDLPVVRRKVAEVLDRSGLSPRSHSGKDLLEILESYPRDELFQISTEDLYQASVGVLRMAGRRQLRAFLRRDAYGRFISCLVYLPRDRFTTQHRLAMQEILLQELHGVGLDYTTKVTEGPLARVHFIVRVDPTAPPGAIDADALAEKLADATRAWDDDFKLVLARKLGDEQAKFLFGRYADALPETYKDGYNAYEAMQDLAKLELLEEPGQLELHLFRRRKDDRDVRFKIFRFGEPMVLSAVLPVLHSLGVSVTDERPYELHRDDGRVFVYDFGLQLPENSREMAEVRAHVENAFAAAWRGEAEIDGFNELVLRAGLTWRQVIVLRAYAKYLRQTGTVYTQESMEQTFIAYPQLAAALVALFETRCDPQLKLADEDRSLQGKELIASINRQLDAVTSLDQDRILRHYLTLIQATLRTSFFQKGIDGRPKSYVAFKLDPRAIPELPAPRPKYEIFVYSPRFEGVHLRFGAVARGGLRWSDRRDDFRTEILGLVKAQMVKNAVIVPVGAKGGFVLKQAPAPTDRDAFMAEGVACYRLFISALLDVTDNLDAGKVVPPVDVVRHDSDDTYLVVAADKGTATFSDIANEISLSYGFWLGDAFASGGSAGYDHKKMGITARGAWESVKRHFRDLGKDIQNEDFTVVGVGDMSGDVFGNGMLLSQHIRLVGAFDHRHILVDPNPDSATSWAERKRLFDLPRSSWADYDASLISAGGGVFPRTAKSIEVSPQMREALGLADTVTSMSPTELMKAILLAPVELFWNGGIGTYVKATTESHAEVGDKANDAIRVNGGHLRVTVVGEGGNLGCTQRGRIEFAQTGGHVYTDFIDNSAGVDCSDHEVNIKILLSAQPELSLEDRNALLAEMTDEVGDLVLRDNYQQATALGTARSQAHSLLPVHRRLITALEQSGRLDRALEGLPTDDELASRFAAGQGLATPEFAVLMAYVKIALEEDILHSDLPDETWTHQLLSDYFPTPLRDRCTEAMAQHPLRREIVTTGIVNEVVNRGGISFVFRAMEESGAHAADVLRAYVIVRDVFDLPRLWAAVEEQDNRIPTDAQTIIYLQARRLLDRAVRWLVQSRRQLDVPAEIERLQPGVAALLPQLTHLFLGVERDALAKHSQKLEELDVPVELAEWGTQILHSFGLLDVVEVGNQTSRSLDDVAGVYFVLSERFRVDDLLTKISMLPREDRWQTLARMALRYDLYAALAALTAEVLAASPDDADLTPEERVNQWEQVNEASITRAFNAIGEFDSSRADLAALSVLLRQIRTLVMR; the protein is encoded by the coding sequence ATGTCACCAGACGGTGGCCTGCTGAGCGGCGAGAGCGTGGACGCTGACGCCGATTCCATGGAAGAGGTCGTGGACGACTCCGCCGACCTCGACGACGATCTGCCCAACGCCGAGCGCCTCGTGGCCACCGCGGTCGCGCTGGCGGGCGAGGACCTCGACACCGCACAGCTGGTGAGCCGCTACTGGCGGTTCGCGCCGGACGAGGAACTGGTCGGGCAGACCCCCAGCGTGATGCTCGCCGCGGTGCGCGCGCACCGCGAGCTGGCGAGCAGTCGCGTCGCCGGGGAACTCAAGCTGCGCATCGCGCTCACTCCCGACGGCCATCACACGGCCATCGAGATCGTCACCGACGACATGCCCTTCCTCGTGGACTCCATCACCGCGGCCCTGTCGGCCCGCAATCTCGACGTGCACATGCTGGTCCATCCACTTCTAGTGGTACGCAGAGAGCCGCTGGGCGAGTTGGTGGAGGTCTGCGCCGACGTCGAGCCCGACGACGCGATCGCCGGCGACCAGATCGAGAGCTGGATGCGGATCGAGACCGATCCGATCCGCGACGCGGCCGAGAACGAGCAGGTCGGCGAGGAACTGCGCCGCGTGCTGACCGACGTCCGGGAAGCCGTCGAGGACTGGCCGTCGATGCGCGCCCGCGCCCTGGAACTGGCCGACGACCTGGCCACCGCCGAGCTGCCGGTGCCGGACAAGGACATCACCGACTCGGTCGAGCTGCTGCGCTGGCTGGCCGACAACCACTTCACGTTCCTCGGCTTCCGCGAGTACAAGCTGGTCGAGGGGCACCTGCTGACCGCCGTCCCGGGCACCGGCCTGGGCATCCTGCGCAACGACCAGGCGCACCCGCGCGAGCTGGCCTCGATGACGCCGGAGGCGTACCGCAAGGCGCTGGAGAAGCGGCTGCTCATCATCACCAAGGCGAACTCGCGGGCGACCGTCCACCGGTCGGCGTACCTGGACTACATCGGCTTCAAGACCTTCAACGCCGAGGGTCAGGTCGACGGTGAGATCCGGTTCCTCGGCCTGTTCAGTTCGGCCGCCTACCGGGGCAGCGTCCGGGATCTGCCGGTGGTCCGCCGCAAGGTCGCCGAGGTGCTCGACCGGTCCGGGCTGAGCCCGCGCAGCCACTCCGGCAAGGATCTGCTGGAGATTCTGGAGAGCTACCCGCGCGACGAGCTGTTCCAGATCAGCACCGAGGACCTCTACCAGGCGTCGGTCGGTGTGCTGCGGATGGCCGGCCGCCGGCAGTTGCGCGCGTTCCTTCGGCGCGACGCGTACGGGCGGTTCATCTCGTGCCTGGTCTACCTGCCCCGCGACCGGTTCACCACCCAGCACCGGCTGGCCATGCAGGAGATCCTGCTCCAGGAGCTGCACGGTGTCGGGCTCGACTACACCACCAAGGTCACCGAGGGTCCCCTGGCTCGGGTGCACTTCATCGTCCGGGTCGACCCGACCGCGCCGCCGGGGGCGATCGACGCCGACGCGCTCGCGGAGAAGCTCGCCGACGCCACCCGGGCCTGGGACGACGACTTCAAACTCGTGCTCGCCCGCAAGCTCGGCGACGAGCAGGCCAAGTTCCTGTTCGGCCGGTACGCCGACGCGCTGCCGGAGACGTACAAGGACGGCTACAACGCGTACGAGGCGATGCAGGACCTCGCCAAGCTGGAGCTGCTGGAGGAACCGGGTCAGCTCGAACTGCACCTGTTCCGCCGCCGGAAGGACGACCGGGACGTCCGGTTCAAGATCTTCCGCTTCGGGGAGCCGATGGTGCTCTCCGCCGTGCTACCGGTGCTGCACTCGCTCGGCGTGAGCGTCACCGACGAGCGGCCCTACGAGCTGCACCGGGACGACGGCCGGGTCTTCGTCTACGACTTCGGCCTCCAACTGCCCGAGAACTCCCGGGAGATGGCCGAGGTCCGGGCGCACGTCGAGAACGCCTTCGCCGCCGCCTGGCGGGGCGAGGCGGAGATCGACGGGTTCAACGAGCTGGTGCTGCGGGCCGGGCTCACCTGGCGGCAGGTCATCGTGCTCCGGGCGTACGCGAAATATCTGCGGCAGACCGGGACGGTCTACACGCAGGAGTCGATGGAGCAGACCTTCATCGCGTACCCGCAGCTGGCCGCCGCGCTGGTCGCGCTGTTCGAGACGCGGTGCGACCCGCAGCTGAAACTGGCCGACGAGGACCGGTCGTTGCAGGGCAAGGAGCTGATCGCGTCGATCAACCGGCAGCTGGACGCGGTGACCAGCCTCGACCAGGACCGGATCCTGCGCCACTACCTGACGCTGATCCAGGCCACCCTGCGGACGTCGTTCTTCCAGAAGGGCATCGACGGTCGGCCGAAGTCGTACGTGGCGTTCAAGCTGGACCCGCGCGCGATCCCCGAGCTGCCCGCGCCCCGGCCGAAGTACGAGATCTTCGTGTACTCGCCGCGGTTCGAGGGCGTACACCTGCGCTTCGGCGCGGTCGCCCGCGGTGGTCTGCGCTGGTCCGACCGCCGCGACGACTTCCGGACCGAGATCCTCGGCCTGGTCAAGGCGCAGATGGTGAAGAACGCCGTCATCGTGCCGGTCGGCGCGAAGGGCGGCTTCGTCCTCAAGCAGGCGCCCGCGCCGACCGACCGTGACGCCTTCATGGCCGAGGGCGTGGCCTGCTACCGGCTGTTCATCTCGGCCCTGCTCGACGTCACGGACAACCTCGACGCCGGCAAGGTCGTGCCCCCGGTCGACGTCGTCCGCCACGACAGCGACGACACCTACCTCGTGGTGGCGGCGGACAAGGGCACGGCGACGTTCTCCGACATAGCCAACGAGATCTCGCTCAGCTACGGATTCTGGCTCGGCGACGCCTTCGCCTCCGGTGGTTCGGCCGGATACGACCACAAGAAGATGGGCATCACCGCCCGAGGCGCGTGGGAGTCGGTCAAGCGGCACTTCCGAGACTTGGGTAAAGACATCCAGAACGAGGACTTCACGGTCGTCGGCGTCGGTGACATGTCCGGCGACGTGTTCGGCAACGGAATGCTGCTGTCGCAACACATCCGGCTGGTCGGCGCGTTCGACCACCGGCACATCCTCGTCGACCCGAACCCGGACTCGGCCACCTCGTGGGCCGAACGCAAGCGGCTGTTCGACCTGCCCCGTTCGTCCTGGGCCGACTACGACGCCTCGCTCATCTCCGCAGGCGGCGGCGTGTTCCCGCGTACGGCGAAATCGATCGAGGTGTCCCCGCAGATGCGGGAGGCCCTCGGCCTGGCCGACACGGTCACCTCGATGAGCCCGACCGAACTGATGAAGGCGATCCTGCTCGCGCCGGTCGAACTGTTCTGGAACGGCGGCATCGGCACCTACGTCAAGGCGACCACCGAATCGCACGCAGAGGTCGGCGACAAGGCCAACGACGCCATCCGGGTCAACGGCGGCCACCTGCGCGTGACCGTCGTCGGCGAGGGCGGCAACCTCGGCTGCACCCAGCGCGGCCGGATCGAGTTCGCCCAGACCGGCGGGCACGTCTACACCGACTTCATCGACAACTCGGCCGGTGTGGACTGCTCCGACCACGAGGTCAACATCAAGATCCTGCTGTCGGCCCAGCCGGAGCTGAGCCTGGAGGACCGCAACGCCCTGCTCGCCGAGATGACCGACGAGGTCGGCGACCTGGTGCTGCGCGACAACTACCAGCAGGCGACCGCGCTGGGGACGGCTCGTTCCCAGGCACATTCGCTGCTGCCGGTGCACCGTCGCCTGATCACCGCGCTGGAACAGTCCGGCCGGCTCGACCGGGCGCTGGAAGGGCTGCCGACCGACGACGAGCTGGCCAGCCGGTTCGCCGCCGGACAGGGACTGGCCACGCCGGAGTTCGCGGTGCTCATGGCGTACGTGAAGATCGCGCTGGAGGAGGACATCCTCCACTCCGACCTGCCGGACGAGACCTGGACCCATCAGCTGCTGTCGGACTACTTCCCGACCCCGCTGCGGGACCGGTGCACCGAGGCGATGGCGCAGCACCCGCTGCGGCGGGAGATCGTCACCACGGGGATCGTCAACGAGGTGGTCAACCGGGGCGGCATCTCCTTCGTCTTCCGGGCGATGGAGGAGAGCGGCGCTCATGCCGCCGACGTGCTCCGGGCGTACGTGATCGTCCGCGACGTCTTCGACCTGCCCCGGTTGTGGGCGGCCGTCGAGGAGCAGGACAACCGCATCCCCACGGACGCGCAGACGATCATCTACCTGCAGGCGCGGCGGCTGCTCGACCGGGCTGTGCGCTGGCTCGTGCAGTCCCGCCGTCAGCTGGACGTCCCAGCCGAGATCGAACGGCTCCAGCCGGGCGTCGCGGCGCTGTTGCCGCAGCTCACGCACCTGTTCCTGGGCGTCGAGCGGGACGCGCTGGCCAAGCACTCGCAGAAGCTCGAGGAACTGGACGTCCCGGTGGAGCTGGCCGAGTGGGGCACCCAGATCCTGCACAGCTTCGGGCTGCTCGACGTGGTCGAGGTCGGCAACCAGACCAGCCGGAGCCTCGACGACGTGGCGGGGGTCTACTTCGTCCTGTCCGAGCGGTTCCGGGTGGACGACCTGCTCACGAAGATCTCGATGCTGCCGCGGGAGGACCGCTGGCAGACGCTGGCCCGGATGGCGCTGCGCTACGACCTGTACGCCGCCCTCGCCGCCCTCACCGCGGAGGTGCTCGCCGCGTCGCCGGACGACGCGGACCTCACCCCGGAGGAGCGGGTCAACCAGTGGGAGCAGGTCAACGAAGCCTCCATCACCCGGGCGTTCAACGCCATCGGCGAGTTCGACTCGTCGCGGGCCGATCTCGCCGCGTTGTCGGTGCTGCTCCGGCAGATCCGCACGCTCGTCATGCGATAG
- a CDS encoding DegV family protein, translating to MTIALVTDSTAGLPAEFAGRIRVVPLAVVIDGVARAEGVEVSSAEVAAALRNPKLSVTTSRPAPTEFAEAYQALLDDGATGVVSVHLSAALSGTHESAELAARDFAGRVRVVDSRSTAMGLGFPVLAAVSAAASGATVDEVADVATTAVGRTETYFVVDTLEHLRRGGRIGAASALLGTALAVKPILHVVDGSIVSQDRVRTTSRALDRMVELAMAAAGDEPEVEIAVQHLDTPERAEQIAAIVRERLGDRLRALYTSEVSAVIGAHVGPGVVGVIVHR from the coding sequence ATGACGATCGCTCTGGTCACCGACTCGACGGCGGGCCTGCCCGCGGAGTTCGCCGGCCGGATCCGGGTCGTTCCGCTGGCCGTGGTGATCGACGGCGTCGCCCGCGCCGAAGGCGTCGAGGTCTCCTCCGCCGAGGTGGCTGCGGCCCTGCGCAATCCCAAGCTCAGCGTCACGACGTCCCGGCCGGCCCCGACGGAGTTCGCCGAGGCGTACCAGGCGCTGCTGGACGACGGCGCCACCGGCGTGGTCTCCGTGCACCTGTCGGCCGCCCTCTCCGGTACGCACGAATCCGCTGAACTGGCGGCCCGCGACTTCGCCGGCCGCGTACGCGTCGTCGACTCCCGCTCGACCGCGATGGGCCTGGGCTTTCCCGTCCTGGCAGCCGTCTCCGCCGCCGCATCCGGGGCCACCGTCGACGAGGTGGCCGACGTGGCGACCACGGCCGTCGGGCGTACCGAGACGTACTTCGTCGTCGACACCCTGGAACACCTGCGCCGGGGCGGCCGGATCGGAGCGGCGTCCGCACTGCTCGGCACGGCGTTGGCAGTGAAGCCGATCCTGCACGTCGTCGACGGCTCGATCGTCTCCCAAGACCGCGTACGCACGACGTCCCGGGCACTGGATCGCATGGTGGAACTGGCGATGGCCGCCGCCGGCGACGAACCCGAGGTCGAGATCGCCGTCCAGCATCTCGACACCCCCGAGCGCGCCGAGCAGATCGCCGCGATCGTCCGGGAGCGGCTGGGGGACCGGCTGCGGGCGCTGTACACCTCCGAGGTCAGCGCGGTGATCGGCGCGCACGTCGGGCCGGGCGTCGTCGGGGTCATCGTCCACCGCTGA
- a CDS encoding helix-hairpin-helix domain-containing protein: MTQPDEPEARGRLAALVGKPLASPEPNRRPEQKSHAAEPSSRELKTSLASAFDPGRPGLKAIAAIAAVVVLAAAAYAWFSRPHAEPVAPAPASSASAPTTGLIVAVSGKVKFPGLVRLPAGARVADAIEAAGGVLPGTDLSTVNLARKVADGELITVGAPANTTASGTAADGKVNLNTATAAQLDALPGVGPVLAERIVAYRDRKGGFRNVGELRQVEGIGDAKFEQLKDLVTV, translated from the coding sequence GTGACCCAGCCCGACGAACCCGAAGCCCGAGGCCGCCTGGCCGCCCTCGTAGGCAAGCCGTTGGCCAGCCCCGAGCCGAACCGCCGCCCCGAGCAGAAGAGTCACGCAGCGGAGCCGAGCAGCCGCGAGCTGAAGACCAGTCTTGCCAGCGCTTTCGATCCGGGGCGGCCGGGTCTCAAGGCGATCGCCGCGATAGCGGCGGTGGTCGTCCTCGCGGCCGCCGCGTACGCCTGGTTCTCCCGGCCACATGCCGAACCGGTTGCCCCCGCCCCCGCGTCTTCGGCAAGTGCTCCGACGACAGGGCTGATCGTCGCCGTCTCCGGGAAGGTGAAGTTCCCCGGACTCGTCCGGCTACCGGCCGGGGCGCGGGTCGCGGACGCGATCGAAGCGGCGGGCGGCGTACTTCCCGGCACGGATCTGTCCACGGTGAACCTCGCCCGGAAGGTCGCCGACGGCGAGCTGATCACCGTCGGCGCGCCCGCGAATACCACCGCCTCGGGCACGGCCGCCGACGGCAAGGTCAATCTCAACACCGCGACCGCCGCCCAGCTCGACGCCCTGCCCGGGGTGGGTCCGGTGCTCGCCGAGCGGATCGTGGCGTACCGGGATCGCAAGGGCGGCTTTCGCAACGTCGGTGAACTGCGGCAGGTCGAGGGCATCGGCGACGCCAAGTTCGAGCAGCTCAAGGATTTGGTGACGGTGTGA
- a CDS encoding ComEC/Rec2 family competence protein yields MTGRDLRLAPLALGCWLAAYAALLTSLPIAVAITAAATVAALVFRRRRIVCLALIGVALGAGATAARLAIRDDPAITRLVDDKATIAAEVVVRDDPRSLPGRTPSWLIDAELTRADDLRLSVPVLVIASGDGDWRALLPGQRIAVTGRLGATRGGDLQAAVLAVNRPPRLIGRAPWAQRAAGGLRAGLQKACAGLEPRRGGLLPGLVVGDTSRLPPEVQEDFKAAGMTHLTAVSGSNVAIIIGCLLLFLRWCRASPAICAAACVLGVAGFVILARPSPSVLRAAVMGGLALAALATGRGRAALPALSATVAILVVVDPELAADAGFTLSVCATAGLLLLAPGWRDALQRRLPRVAAEALAVPAAAQVACAPVIAALSGSVSLVAIPANLLATAAVAPATVLGVLAAASSPIWPRGAEFVAWLASYPAAWLVTVARVAAGLPGAALPWPSGTPGAVLLAGLTVMALVGFRSATVRRVVLVVTAAAVLGAAPVRLLASGWPPKGWLVVACDVGQGDATVLRTQDGAAVVVDAGPEPAAVAGCLDRLGITTVPLLVISHFHADHVGGVAGVFRGRRVSAVLTPDWPEPVEGRTGVLAAAAAARSPVSVATPGEVRRIGPLTMTVTGPVTPLRGTRSDPNNNSIVLSVSFGGTSVLLTGDAEVEEQQELVAAGVGRADVLKVAHHGSAFQDPAFLAAVAPAIALVSVGAGNDYGHPNPAVLASLTRGGARVVRTDQAGDVAIAIDAGQLTVTPRS; encoded by the coding sequence GTGACCGGCCGGGATCTCCGGCTGGCGCCGCTCGCTCTCGGCTGCTGGCTGGCGGCGTACGCCGCGCTGCTCACGAGCCTGCCGATCGCGGTCGCGATCACGGCCGCAGCCACTGTGGCCGCTCTCGTCTTCCGCCGGCGGAGGATCGTCTGCCTGGCGTTGATCGGGGTCGCGTTAGGAGCCGGGGCGACGGCGGCCCGCCTCGCGATCCGGGACGATCCAGCGATCACGCGGCTGGTCGACGACAAGGCGACGATCGCGGCGGAGGTGGTCGTCCGCGACGACCCCCGTTCTCTCCCAGGGCGTACGCCCTCTTGGCTGATCGACGCCGAGCTGACGCGGGCGGACGACCTCCGCCTCAGCGTTCCGGTGCTGGTCATCGCCAGCGGCGACGGCGATTGGCGGGCGCTGCTGCCGGGCCAGCGGATAGCGGTCACCGGCCGGCTCGGCGCGACGCGGGGTGGTGATCTCCAGGCAGCCGTCCTCGCGGTCAACCGCCCGCCGCGACTGATCGGCCGCGCGCCCTGGGCTCAGCGCGCCGCCGGAGGTCTGCGCGCCGGACTCCAGAAGGCTTGTGCGGGCTTGGAACCCAGGCGCGGTGGGCTGCTGCCCGGATTGGTCGTCGGCGACACCTCGCGACTGCCGCCGGAGGTGCAGGAGGACTTCAAAGCGGCGGGGATGACACATTTGACGGCCGTCTCCGGCTCGAACGTGGCGATCATCATCGGCTGCCTGCTGCTGTTCCTGCGCTGGTGCCGGGCCAGTCCGGCGATCTGTGCGGCGGCCTGCGTACTGGGGGTCGCCGGGTTCGTCATCCTGGCGCGGCCGTCGCCGAGCGTCCTGCGGGCCGCGGTCATGGGCGGTCTCGCGTTGGCGGCGTTGGCCACCGGCCGGGGCCGGGCGGCACTGCCCGCGCTGTCCGCGACCGTCGCGATCCTGGTGGTCGTCGATCCCGAGTTGGCCGCCGACGCCGGGTTCACCCTGAGCGTCTGCGCCACCGCCGGGCTGCTGCTGCTCGCGCCGGGTTGGCGGGACGCGTTGCAGCGCCGGCTGCCCCGGGTCGCGGCCGAGGCGCTCGCGGTGCCGGCCGCCGCTCAGGTCGCCTGCGCGCCGGTCATCGCGGCGCTGTCGGGCTCGGTCAGCCTCGTCGCGATTCCGGCGAATCTGCTGGCCACGGCCGCGGTTGCCCCGGCAACCGTGCTCGGTGTCCTCGCCGCGGCGAGCTCACCGATCTGGCCGCGGGGCGCGGAATTCGTCGCCTGGCTGGCGAGCTATCCGGCCGCGTGGCTGGTCACGGTCGCGCGGGTCGCCGCCGGTTTGCCGGGAGCCGCTCTTCCCTGGCCCAGTGGTACGCCGGGAGCAGTGCTCCTGGCCGGGTTGACCGTGATGGCACTCGTCGGGTTCCGCAGCGCGACGGTGCGGCGGGTGGTGCTGGTCGTGACGGCGGCGGCGGTGCTGGGCGCGGCCCCGGTACGCCTCCTCGCCTCGGGGTGGCCGCCGAAGGGGTGGCTGGTGGTCGCCTGCGATGTCGGCCAGGGCGACGCGACGGTGCTGCGTACGCAGGACGGCGCGGCCGTCGTCGTGGACGCCGGTCCGGAGCCGGCGGCGGTGGCGGGCTGCCTGGACCGGCTCGGGATCACGACGGTTCCGTTGCTGGTGATCAGCCATTTCCACGCCGACCACGTGGGCGGTGTCGCCGGGGTGTTCCGCGGCCGCCGGGTCTCCGCCGTTCTGACGCCCGACTGGCCGGAGCCGGTGGAGGGGCGTACGGGGGTGCTCGCGGCGGCGGCCGCCGCCCGCTCGCCGGTGAGTGTGGCCACTCCTGGCGAGGTACGCCGCATCGGCCCGCTGACGATGACGGTCACCGGACCGGTGACCCCGTTACGCGGCACGAGGTCGGATCCGAACAACAACTCGATTGTGCTGAGCGTCTCGTTCGGGGGAACGTCGGTGCTGCTCACGGGTGATGCCGAGGTCGAGGAGCAACAGGAGCTGGTCGCGGCCGGAGTCGGTCGCGCCGATGTTCTCAAGGTCGCGCATCACGGTTCGGCCTTTCAGGATCCGGCGTTCCTGGCCGCCGTCGCACCGGCGATTGCGCTGGTCAGTGTGGGTGCGGGCAACGACTATGGGCATCCGAACCCGGCGGTGCTGGCGAGCCTGACCCGTGGCGGCGCGCGTGTCGTGCGTACGGACCAGGCGGGGGACGTAGCGATCGCCATCGACGCTGGTCAACTCACCGTGACGCCCCGGTCGTGA